The following coding sequences are from one Salvia hispanica cultivar TCC Black 2014 chromosome 3, UniMelb_Shisp_WGS_1.0, whole genome shotgun sequence window:
- the LOC125216472 gene encoding putative wall-associated receptor kinase-like 16 translates to MIIFIFIFLFTSFSSTLVFSSLNNVPIARPNPDCKRTCGDVQIPFPFGTTAECYLDKAFEVTCNHTSFVPPKLFLGEGGIEITDISLDGQMRVMQYIANDCYYSNGSSSYKNSPWIRLSSFTVNNTANKFTIVGCDAYAFVSGNRLDRDFTTGCIAMCSSEDDLTEGECAGVGCCQTPIPKDVWKIQVEVNSYSNYTDVLDVKRCGYAFVVEDSAFKFSKDSLTNLADVTSLPMVVDWAIGNGTCEEAESDASSYACKSANSECYKPTNGYGYRCRCEHGFEGNPYLTHGCKDIDECKNKTLNDCTKNEYCNNTQGTYTCSCPKHYIGNGQGVDGCKLSPKKQNMMIAFIFIGVASGIIVLLLAVNILFMELKRRSQKKKKQRFFLQNGGHMLQEKLARREASPEMVKIFSSSELEKATSNFSNSMIIGRGGFGTVYKGVLADRRTVAIKRSIRVDPAQIEQFINEVVVLSRISHRNVVILLGCCLETDVPLLVYEFISNGTLSSHLHDEAKACVLDWNKRLKIATETAEVLSYLHSSASTTIIHRDVKSDNILLDHNLTVKVSDFGASKLVPVDLAQLSTMVQGTFGYLDPEYMQTNQLTEKSDVYSFGVVLLELVTGRKALSLDRPTEEKSLSNYFLYVLKQGLLVKIIDEKIVDLGNMEQIYAVCKLAKECLNVKGEDRPNMKEVAMELQGLILGGKHPWERNKADSTEETEHLLPNDHDGMGGESSIVGFDSISRDHVGLPINGGR, encoded by the exons ATGATCAtctttatcttcatcttcttaTTTACCTCCTTCTCATCAACTCTAGTGTTTTCATCACTTAATAATGTCCCCATAGCCAGGCCTAATCCCGACTGCAAGCGTACTTGCGGCGACGTACAAATCCCCTTTCCTTTCGGCACCACAGCCGAATGCTACCTCGATAAAGCATTCGAGGTCACTTGCAACCACACATCTTTCGTTCCTCCCAAGCTATTCTTGGGGGAAGGCGGCATCGAAATCACAGATATATCCCTCGACGGCCAGATGAGAGTGATGCAGTACATAGCCAATGATTGTTACTACAGCAACGGATCGAGTTCTTACAAAAACTCCCCGTGGATACGCCTCTCTTCATTCACGGTGAATAATACTGCAAATAAGTTCACAATTGTGGGGTGCGATGCCTACGCCTTTGTCTCGGGGAACAGGCTCGACCGTGACTTCACGACGGGCTGCATCGCCATGTGCAGTTCCGAGGATGATCTGACGGAGGGGGAGTGCGCGGGCGTGGGGTGCTGCCAGACTCCAATCCCCAAAGATGTGTGGAAGATCCAGGTCGAGGTCAACAGCTATTCCAATTATACCGATGTTTTAGACGTCAAGAGATGTGGTTATGCTTTTGTTGTTGAGGACTCTGCCTTCAAGTTTTCAAAGGATAGTCTCACTAACTTGGCAGATGTTACAAGCCTTCCTATGGTGGTTGATTGGGCCATCGGGAATGGCACGTGCGAGGAGGCAGAGAGTGACGCCAGCAGCTATGCTTGCAAGAGTGCAAACTCTGAATGCTACAAACCCACAAACGGCTATGGATATCGTTGTCGTTGCGAGCATGGGTTTGAAGGAAATCCTTATCTAACTCATGGATGTAAAG atattgATGAATGCAAAAATAAGACTCTAAACGATTGCACCAAGAATGAGTACTGCAATAATACACAAGGGACTTACACATGTTCTTGTCCCAAACATTACATTGGCAATGGACAAGGTGTTGATGGCTGCAAGCTTTCCCCAAAGAAGCAGAATATGATGATTGCCTTTATCTTCATTG GAGTTGCCTCCGGGATTATTGTTCTGCTACTGGCTGTTAACATACTCTTCATGGAACTCAAGAGAAGATcgcagaaaaagaagaagcagCGCTTCTTTCTCCAAAACGGCGGACATATGTTGCAGGAGAAACTGGCAAGGAGAGAAGCCTCACCCGAGATGGTGAAGATTTTCAGCTCATCCGAGCTAGAAAAGGCCACGAGCAACTTCAGTAACAGTATGATCATTGGTCGAGGTGGCTTTGGCACCGTGTACAAAGGCGTGCTAGCAGACAGAAGAACAGTTGCGATCAAGAGGTCCATAAGAGTTGATCCCGCACAAATCGAGCAGTTCATCAACGAAGTAGTTGTTCTGTCTCGAATCAGCCATAGGAATGTCGTTATACTTCTTGGATGTTGCCTAGAAACAGATGTTCCGCTTTTAGTCTACGAGTTCATTAGCAACGGCACCCTTTCTTCACACTTGCACGATGAGGCTAAGGCGTGTGTTCTTGATTGGAACAAGCGTCTAAAGATCGCTACCGAAACTGCTGAGGTCCTCTCGTATCTTCACTCTTCAGCTTCTACTACCATCATTCATAGGGATGTCAAGTCGGACAATATCCTCTTGGACCATAATTTGACTGTGAAGGTGTCGGATTTTGGGGCTTCAAAGCTAGTTCCAGTTGATCTCGCGCAGCTATCTACAATGGTGCAAGGGACTTTCGGATACCTTGATCCTGAGTACATGCAGACAAACCAGTTGACAGAGAAGAGCGATGTTTACAGCTTTGGAGTTGTTCTGCTGGAGCTAGTCACGGGGCGTAAAGCATTGAGTTTGGATAGGCCGACAGAGGAGAAGAGTTTATCCAACTATTTCCTTTATGTACTCAAGCAAGGTTTGTtggtaaaaataattgatgaaaaaattGTGGATTTGGGAAATATGGAGCAAATATATGCAGTTTGTAAGCTAGCGAAAGAGTGCTTGAACGTGAAGGGAGAAGATAGGCCGAATATGAAGGAGGTAGCAATGGAGCTACAAGGGCTTATACTCGGTGGAAAGCACCCATGGGAACGAAATAAAGCGGACAGTACAGAGGAGACGGAGCATTTGCTACCAAATGATCATGATGGAATGGGAGGCGAGAGCTCAATTGTGGGATTTGATAGCATCAGCAGGGATCATGTTGGTTTGCCAATCAATGGAGGAAGATGA